The following are encoded in a window of Salegentibacter mishustinae genomic DNA:
- a CDS encoding peptidylprolyl isomerase produces MKTSLSIVYLFLILLFASCEDKESSSKNKSETTSENNVSGTKTSKLDSLKAKYAKKEEIAIQNEEEVDDRFPIPQEQLIPFLTQYGKENPENKVRIVTSFGNIEVMLYRDTPLHRANFIMLVKKGYFNNTFFHRVAPGFVIQGGNSDNVATPRKRSEIGDYLIPSEFDAGHKHTYGAFSAAKYSEQNVSKASSPFEFFIVMDENGTPHLNNDHTVFGRVTKGMQVAEKIARVKTGQSEWPIDNVEMDIEIID; encoded by the coding sequence ATGAAAACCTCGCTTTCTATCGTTTATCTTTTTTTAATTCTGCTTTTCGCAAGTTGTGAAGATAAGGAATCTTCCAGTAAAAATAAGTCTGAAACTACTTCTGAAAACAATGTTTCTGGAACAAAAACCTCTAAATTAGATTCCCTGAAAGCGAAATATGCTAAAAAGGAAGAAATAGCAATACAGAATGAAGAAGAGGTCGATGATAGATTTCCAATTCCGCAGGAGCAACTTATTCCATTTCTAACGCAGTATGGAAAAGAAAATCCCGAGAACAAAGTGCGCATCGTAACCAGTTTTGGGAATATTGAAGTAATGCTTTATCGCGATACTCCCCTGCACCGCGCTAATTTTATAATGCTTGTAAAAAAGGGATATTTCAACAATACCTTTTTCCATCGTGTAGCACCGGGATTCGTGATTCAGGGCGGAAATTCAGATAATGTAGCAACTCCCAGAAAACGTTCTGAAATTGGCGACTATCTTATTCCCAGTGAATTTGATGCCGGGCATAAACATACCTACGGCGCATTTTCAGCAGCGAAATACAGCGAGCAGAACGTGAGTAAAGCTTCTTCTCCTTTTGAATTTTTTATAGTAATGGATGAAAACGGAACTCCACATTTAAATAACGATCATACGGTTTTTGGACGCGTCACTAAAGGAATGCAGGTTGCAGAAAAAATTGCGCGGGTAAAAACCGGCCAGTCTGAATGGCCTATAGATAATGTGGAAATGGATATTGAGATTATAGATTAA
- a CDS encoding lysophospholipid acyltransferase family protein, whose amino-acid sequence MGLLKRNPFGHILFLKKWLIRIFGLLTHRRYRGYNELSIEGSEIIKNLPDTNVLFVSNHQTYFADVTAMFHVFNASLSGRVDSIKNVGYIWQPKLNIYYVAAKETMNAGLLSRIMAYAGAVSVERTWRAKGQEVERKVNPNDTKNIGTALKDGWVITFPQGTTKPFKPIRKGTAHIIKQYKPVVIPIVIDGFRRSFDKKGIRIKKRGILQTMQIKEPLQIDYENESIEDIVSKLEYAIEQHSSFQKVIPAETVKEMEELNKKREY is encoded by the coding sequence ATGGGATTATTAAAAAGAAATCCGTTTGGACATATTTTATTTCTGAAAAAGTGGCTTATCCGTATTTTCGGACTATTGACCCATCGTCGTTATCGCGGTTATAATGAACTGAGTATTGAAGGGTCTGAAATCATTAAAAATCTTCCCGATACCAACGTACTTTTTGTTTCCAATCATCAAACTTATTTTGCCGATGTTACAGCGATGTTTCACGTTTTTAATGCCAGCTTAAGTGGTAGGGTAGATTCTATAAAGAATGTTGGCTACATCTGGCAGCCTAAACTCAATATCTATTATGTCGCTGCTAAAGAGACGATGAACGCAGGTTTACTTTCTAGAATCATGGCTTATGCTGGAGCCGTTAGTGTAGAGAGAACCTGGCGGGCTAAAGGGCAGGAAGTTGAACGTAAGGTAAATCCTAACGACACTAAAAATATAGGAACTGCTTTAAAGGATGGTTGGGTAATTACCTTCCCACAGGGAACTACAAAACCTTTTAAACCAATTAGAAAAGGAACCGCACACATTATTAAACAATACAAGCCCGTTGTAATCCCTATCGTGATCGATGGTTTTAGACGCTCTTTTGATAAAAAAGGAATCAGGATCAAGAAAAGAGGTATTCTGCAAACTATGCAAATAAAAGAACCGCTTCAAATAGATTATGAAAATGAATCTATTGAAGATATTGTAAGTAAACTGGAATATGCCATAGAGCAACATTCCTCTTTCCAAAAGGTTATTCCTGCCGAAACGGTAAAGGAGATGGAAGAGCTAAATAAGAAAAGGGAATATTAG
- a CDS encoding tRNA pseudouridine synthase A codes for MQPKRYFYLIKIQYLGYRLHGWQKQPDVKTVEELITKTLRYVMPEQKFKILGTSRTDAMVSAQESAFELFLDYEPLSDLNEFLKEFNQNLPQDIRALAITEVDAKFNIIQHPKLKEYAYLFSFGEKNHPFCAPLMANFQFDLDIELMKKGAKLFEGKHQFRNYCVRVSENSTFEREIIKSELVDNTEITASFFPKKSYIFHIHSAGFLRHQVRLMMGALLQLGKGELSLEDLENSLKPGVEMQMDYIVPASGLLLNKIGLEDF; via the coding sequence TTGCAACCCAAGCGCTATTTTTACCTTATTAAAATTCAGTATTTAGGCTATCGTTTACACGGCTGGCAAAAACAGCCAGATGTAAAAACAGTAGAGGAATTAATCACAAAAACCCTGCGTTATGTGATGCCTGAACAAAAGTTTAAAATTTTGGGTACCAGTAGAACTGATGCTATGGTTTCTGCTCAGGAATCGGCATTTGAGTTGTTCTTAGATTACGAGCCACTATCTGATTTGAATGAGTTTTTAAAAGAATTCAACCAGAATTTGCCACAGGACATTCGGGCACTTGCCATTACCGAAGTAGATGCGAAATTTAATATCATTCAGCATCCAAAACTTAAGGAATATGCTTATTTATTTAGTTTTGGCGAGAAAAATCATCCTTTCTGTGCGCCATTAATGGCTAATTTTCAATTTGATTTGGATATCGAGTTGATGAAAAAAGGAGCAAAGCTCTTTGAAGGAAAACACCAGTTTAGAAACTATTGTGTGCGGGTTTCGGAGAACAGTACTTTTGAACGTGAGATTATAAAATCTGAATTAGTTGATAATACCGAAATCACCGCCAGCTTCTTTCCTAAAAAATCTTATATTTTTCATATTCACAGCGCCGGTTTTCTAAGGCACCAGGTAAGATTAATGATGGGTGCTTTGCTGCAACTTGGCAAAGGAGAATTGAGTCTCGAAGATTTGGAAAATAGTTTGAAACCGGGCGTAGAAATGCAAATGGATTACATAGTTCCGGCCTCGGGCTTGCTTTTAAATAAAATTGGGCTTGAAGATTTTTAA
- a CDS encoding RDD family protein, whose product MDNFQIETAQNISINQNVASVGDRILAFIVDVFIIGLYIVISSLALAGTGLDAAGQWVYYLVMGLPSLLYYLLWESLYDGRTPGKAALQIRVVKLDGSRPAFAEYLIRWLLRFIDISISSGAIAVVTILLNGRGQRLGDLAAKTTVISEKPRTSLNRSLAVDIPEGYQPKYPQVSVLKDADVQDIKNLYQTARKNHNHRLILSLSEKLSELLETKPKESPMEFIQQVITDYNYYTQRA is encoded by the coding sequence ATGGATAATTTTCAAATTGAAACCGCTCAAAATATAAGTATTAATCAGAATGTTGCGAGTGTAGGCGATCGTATTCTTGCTTTTATCGTAGATGTATTCATAATTGGCCTATATATAGTGATTAGTTCGCTGGCATTGGCCGGTACAGGATTAGATGCGGCAGGGCAGTGGGTTTACTATCTTGTTATGGGCTTGCCCAGCCTTTTGTATTATTTACTATGGGAAAGTTTATATGATGGACGAACGCCGGGAAAGGCAGCTTTACAAATTAGAGTAGTGAAGTTAGATGGCAGCAGGCCTGCTTTTGCCGAATATTTAATTAGGTGGTTGCTTCGATTTATTGATATTTCTATTAGTAGCGGCGCTATTGCGGTAGTTACAATTTTATTAAATGGAAGAGGACAGCGCCTGGGAGATCTCGCCGCAAAAACTACGGTAATTTCTGAAAAGCCCAGAACAAGTTTAAACCGGAGTCTGGCAGTGGATATTCCTGAAGGCTATCAACCTAAATATCCACAGGTGAGTGTTTTAAAAGATGCCGATGTGCAGGATATTAAAAACCTTTATCAAACCGCCAGAAAAAACCATAATCACCGACTTATTTTATCGCTTTCAGAAAAATTATCAGAACTATTGGAAACCAAGCCTAAGGAATCCCCCATGGAATTTATTCAGCAGGTAATTACAGACTATAATTATTATACCCAGCGGGCATAA
- a CDS encoding NUDIX hydrolase, with product MDFQDFKDRIPKLKKIVLPGEEAHHKLVPGNRREEMKNLDINSLKPNKAGVMAVFYPNNFGKTHLVLILRKTYKGVHSNQIGFPGGRVEPEDENLEQTALRETEEEVGIPRNSIEVIRELTRLYIPPSNFWVQPYLGLLEKTPTLIPQESEVERILEVDLDHFLDHSNFVNQELSTSYSNKMVVPAFKLNEQIVWGATGMMLSEIREIFRKSF from the coding sequence ATGGATTTTCAGGATTTTAAAGACAGGATACCAAAATTAAAAAAAATTGTCCTTCCGGGAGAAGAGGCGCATCATAAATTAGTGCCCGGTAATCGCCGTGAAGAGATGAAAAATCTCGATATTAATAGTCTTAAGCCTAATAAAGCCGGTGTTATGGCGGTATTTTACCCAAATAATTTTGGAAAAACCCATCTGGTATTAATTTTAAGAAAAACCTATAAAGGTGTTCACTCTAATCAAATTGGATTTCCCGGTGGCCGTGTAGAACCCGAAGATGAAAACCTGGAGCAAACCGCATTGCGCGAAACCGAAGAGGAAGTTGGAATTCCAAGAAACAGCATAGAAGTGATACGAGAGCTCACTCGCTTGTATATACCGCCAAGTAATTTTTGGGTACAACCTTATTTAGGTTTGCTGGAAAAAACACCAACTTTAATTCCGCAGGAAAGTGAAGTAGAGCGTATTTTAGAGGTAGATCTAGATCATTTTCTGGATCATTCTAATTTTGTAAATCAGGAACTTAGCACCAGTTATTCCAATAAAATGGTTGTACCCGCATTTAAATTAAACGAACAAATTGTATGGGGTGCCACTGGCATGATGCTGAGTGAAATACGAGAAATATTTAGAAAAAGCTTTTAA
- a CDS encoding stage II sporulation protein M: MREAAFVKQNKDKWLKFESLLQNKNNLRPEQLSNIYIEVSDHLSYSKTFYPKSNTTTYLNQLAASAHQKVYKNKKESRNRFITFFTKEFPLFFYNFQKQLLLSFLIFALFSAAGAFSAASDHTFVRSILGDAYVNMTLQNIAEGDPMAVYKKMSETDMFLGITINNIRVSLLAFSMGILAGIGTVFILMQNAVMLGSFQYFFYDQGLLWESARTIWIHGTIEISVIIIAGCAGLVVGKSILFPGTYTRLVSFTKGVKNGLKIVISTIPFFIIAGFLEGFVTRQTQMPDWLAILIIGSSLALILFYYIFYPHILNKKHQINEAGLH; the protein is encoded by the coding sequence ATGCGAGAGGCTGCTTTTGTGAAGCAAAATAAGGATAAATGGCTGAAGTTTGAAAGCCTGCTTCAAAATAAAAATAATCTGCGGCCAGAGCAGCTTTCCAATATTTATATTGAAGTTAGCGACCATTTAAGCTACTCTAAAACCTTTTATCCAAAAAGCAACACTACTACTTACTTAAATCAATTAGCTGCTTCTGCGCATCAAAAAGTCTATAAGAATAAAAAGGAATCACGAAACCGGTTTATTACGTTTTTCACTAAAGAATTTCCATTATTCTTCTATAATTTTCAGAAACAACTACTGCTTAGCTTTTTAATTTTCGCTCTTTTTTCTGCAGCGGGAGCTTTTTCAGCAGCTTCAGATCACACTTTTGTAAGAAGTATTTTAGGCGATGCTTATGTGAATATGACTTTACAAAATATTGCTGAAGGCGATCCTATGGCAGTTTATAAAAAAATGAGTGAAACCGATATGTTCCTTGGCATTACCATTAACAACATTCGGGTTTCTTTATTGGCTTTTAGCATGGGAATTCTTGCCGGAATAGGCACGGTCTTCATCTTAATGCAAAATGCGGTTATGCTGGGATCGTTTCAATACTTCTTTTACGACCAGGGATTGCTTTGGGAATCTGCCAGGACGATTTGGATTCACGGAACTATTGAAATTTCAGTGATAATAATCGCGGGTTGTGCAGGTCTCGTGGTTGGAAAAAGCATATTATTTCCGGGAACTTACACTCGCCTGGTTTCTTTTACGAAAGGGGTAAAAAACGGACTTAAGATTGTGATTAGTACTATTCCATTTTTTATAATAGCCGGTTTCCTGGAAGGTTTTGTCACCAGGCAAACTCAAATGCCCGATTGGTTAGCGATTTTAATCATTGGCAGTTCTTTAGCGCTTATTTTATTCTACTATATTTTTTATCCCCATATTTTAAATAAAAAACATCAAATTAATGAAGCAGGATTACATTGA